Below is a window of Ignavibacteriales bacterium DNA.
AGATTCAAATAAATATGGAAAAGAAATTTGTTTTGCACTAGCGCAAATTGGAAAGTGTGATCAATCAATAAACTTCTTGTGGAAATATTTATACTCTTCTCCCCTTCCAAAAACTTATCCAAAAATATTTTTTGCAATCGGGAAAATTGGGAATGGAAATGATCTTAAGAAACTTGTTGAGTTTTACAATTCATTCGATGGGCCAATTTTTCCATATGAAGGAATTTCAGAAGCCATTTTGCAATTCCAAATACGCGGAATTAAAAGTGATGATTCAAAATTAATTTTAGAAACTGAGATAACTCATCAACTATCTTCACCAAATAGAATAATTAAAGCACTATGTGTTCTTTCAAGATATGGCGGATCAGAGAATCTTTGGACGGATTTTGAAAATTTTCTTAATGGATCAATTTTATTAAATAGTATCGAAAAGAAAGAAATTGAATTAAAACAATTTGTTTTAATGAATATTAAAAAAGAAGTATTTATTACTAGTGTACAGACATTAGTTCTTGATGAAGTTCATAAAAATCCTTTATTGCTCATTCAATTAGTTAAAATTTTACATTTGTTACGATTTAATACAAATTCATTCACAAATTTGAATCTTAACCTATATTTCGAATTATTAAATGATGTGAACCCAAATGTTGCTTTACAAGCAGCTATATCCATAAAGAATATTAAAGACTATATTAATGATTCCTTGAAGATCGAGGTTAAAAGCAGAATAGATGAAATGTTATTTGATCAATCAAAACCAATGGGTTTTAGAGGTGAACTTCTTTTGAGTAGATATGAAATATTTGGTAATTACCAAGAAAATGAAAAAATCATTAATAAATTAAACCTTCCCATCAAATACCAAATTCAATTTTATGCCAAAAATCAAGACTCAAAAAAAGCTGCGAAAAAGTTATTTGAATTATTTGGACATACATATCGTACGAAAGATGAAATAGAAGTTTTGCAGGAATTATTGGAAATAAAAGACAAAATAACTTACTCAAGCGAATTAAGAATAATTTTTCTGCATATCTTAAAATCTGAGAAAGCGCCACTGATTTCAATAGTAGCGGATGGAATTGATTCTGTCTTCATCGCACAGAATTCCAAGAAATTAAGAGAAATTATATCTAAGCAAATAAATATTTTTAAAGACAATTCGGATTTTCTTGAAGCAACCATGTCTTTAATTAATTTATCCAAAAAGATTGATAGTGATTTTTATATATCGATGATTGAAAAAACCAAATCATCCACATTATATTCAATAAGAAAATTTGTTTCCTCAAAAACTGAGGACAAACGAATTGGATATAAAGAACTTGATAAATTTGAAAATATTTGGAGTAATTCTTTCAAATACACTCAAGCAATAATTAAAACTTCAAAAGGCGATATAACTATTCAGTTCAATTCTGAGTTAGCACCAATTTCTGTGGCAAATTTTTGTATGCTTGCTGATCAGAAATTTTACATCGGCATTGCATTCCATCGTGTTGTTCCTGGGTTTGTAATTCAAGCAGGCGATCCAACAGCAACCGGCTGGGGCGGACCCGGTTATGATATTGTTTCTGAATTTACTGATACTGATTTTGGAATTGGTTATGTTGGAATGGCAAGTGCTGGAAAAGATACAGAAAGTTCACAATTTTTTATAATGCAAGGCAGTCATCCATATTTGGATAGTAGATATACTTTATTTGCAAAAGTAATCGAAGGTATGGCTGTTGTTTATAGCATCACTGAAGAGGATTTAATAATCTCAATCGAACTTAATTAAAAATTTACCTCAACAGTTCATCATATTTTGCTGAGTGTGGCGGATCAACTTTTTTTAGCCGTTCAAATATTTTACGATCTGGGTAATCTTTTAGCAATTCAATCAACTCACCATTCTTAGTATCAAAAAAATGTTTAATAAGAACGCTATTAATACCAGTTTTCTTTTGCATATCTTCCAACACAGTAACCAAACTCACAATTTTATCTTGCGCATCCTTCTTTTTTATCTGAAATTCATCTACACCATAATGATAAACATAAAATGCTTCCCTAAAAGCTCTATATTTGTCATTTAACAAATCCTGACATAAGCCCCATCTACTGAACGAAGCACTGCTCTGTTCCCAACCTTTTTTATAAGAGCTGTTACCACTTAGATTTAAAATGTCAAAAGCTTTTTTAAAGTATGGTGTACCTCCAAGATCAGCCCAGGTTTCCCAATCAAATCCAATAATTATATTGGCATAATAATCAAAAAAACTCGTTAGAGGGTCAAACGTGGCCTGGTTAGCATAAAGTGCTTGATTGGGCACATATCTAAACGACCAGTTTCCATCGTTAATAGTTACCATTGGTGATTGTCTAGTTGATTTATAAATAGGACGTGTTGATATAATTACTACTTGAGCAGAATAATCAGTTTCGCTTGAAGCGCCGGTAAAAAATATTGTAAAGGCACAATCTATCTTTTCCCCTTCCCATGCTTCACCCGTAAATTGCGTTGTATTCAAATATGATTCAACAACACCTGCAAAATCAACTAGTAGTTCTCTGTTTTCCACTGCTAATCCCTCAAAATTAACTGTTACATTACAGTTAAGTTCTTGTGTAAACGAAATTGAAAAAGGAATTAAAACCAGAATTAAAAGATTACGCATAATAATATCAGCCTAAGTTTTTATTGATTTAATATAGGAATTTAGATATAATCGAACAATCAACTTAAAATATTATGAAACTTTACTATACAATTATAATAATTTGCGCATTAACATTAAGTGCATATTCTCAGTACAACCCGGGTGCAAAACAAATCTCTCTTTCCAATTCTGATGTTGCATTAAGTAATGATGTCTTTAGTCTTTTTAATAATCCGGCTGGACTTGCACAAATGAATTGGAGAGAAGTTGGCATTTACTACTCACCTGCTCCATTTGGATTGAGTGAATTAGCAAATGGGTATGTAGCTTATCACGAACCAACATCCATTGGGTCTTTTGCTATTGGTGGAATGAGTTATGGATTTGATCTTTATCGTGAATCAAAATTTTCATTGGGATATTCTTATAATTATTCAAATAAATTTTTTGCTGGAATTACGATTAATTATCAAACTGTTTCAATCAAAAACTATGGCAATGATGGTGCAGTATTTTTTAACCTTGGCGGATTAGCATACATATCAGATGTTTTTAGATTGGGATTTTCTTTTCAAAATGTAAATCGTCCAACTTTTGGAAATGAAGACGATCAAATCCCTGTGGTCTTTAATTCTGGATTATCTTACGACATAGCAGATGAATTAACTATTAATTTTGCACTTGAAAAGGATATCAAGTACAAAGCTTCGTTTCAGTTCGGAATTAATTATGATATAGTTGAATACTTATCACTACGAACCGGCTTTTCAAATGAACCATCAAAATACAGTGCCGGTATTGGGATAAACTACTCGATGTTTAGCCTAGACTATGCAATGTTTACCCACAACGATTTAGGGCTTACACATCAAGCCGGTGTAATTATATGTTTTGGCAGAGAACAAGATCGACATAAATCTATAAAAGAGAATTTGGGGCTAGAATAAATTGCGATTTCTATTCAGTTCGTTAGTTATCTATTTTCTATTTTCCATCACTTCAGCTTATGCGCAATTAGACAGCACATCTATAATAACTGAAGATGTTCTTGATAATATTTTAGTCGAACCGAATGAAGAATCAGATTCTGAAGATCTTGTAGAAATTTTTGAAGAACTAATGCGCAATCCGATAGATTTGAATCAAGCTGATTTCTTTGAACTATCAAAACTCCCAAATATGGATCAGCAATCTTCGAATAAAATTTTAGAGCACAGAAAAAAATTTGGTTACTTTTTTGCCCCAACCGAACTTTATGCGATACGCGAATTAGATAAGCAATTAATAGAAAGTATTTTGCCTTTTGTAAAAACGTCTCAACCAGAAATTGAGACGGGAGAATTTCAAGAAATTGAAAGTAGTCCAAAATCAATTTTTTCAAAATCAAAACTAAAGATACGTAGCAGGGCTACAAATGATTTACAGAATAGAGATGGATTTGAGAGTGGGAAATTTATAGGATCAAAATTAAAATCATACAATAGGTTATTGTATAATTATGGTAAAAATTATCAGGCAGGATTTTTAATTGAAAAAGATGCTGGTGAATCATCCTATTCTGATTTTACTTCGTTCCATTTGCAAGTTAAGGATATTGGTTTATTAAAAAACTTTGTAGCGGGTGATTTTGTTTTGGAATTTGGGCAAGGTTTGACTTTATGGAGTCCGTTCGGGTTTTCAAAAGGAGCTGATGCCGTCTTTCCGGTTAAGAAAAAAGCTCGCAACATACGTCCATACAATAGTGCGGCTGAATATAGGTTTTATAGAGGTGCTGCCACAACTATAACTTTTAGCGATTTTAATTTAACTGCGTTTTATTCCAACAATACTTTTGATGCTTCAATCGATTCGGTAACTGGTGAAATTTCTTCCGTTGGGCAAACAGGTTTTCATAGATTTGAAAGTGAATTGAATAAAAAAAATTCTGCACGACAAAAAATGATTGGCGGTGTTTTAGATTATAAATACAATGGTATATTAAATTTAGGATGTATTTATTACAATGGTTCTTTTGATAAGAACTTTGAATCAAAATCTTTATACGGCTTAAGCGGGGATAATTTTAATTACACCTCGGCTTATTATGAATTCAATCTTGCCAATATGAATTTCTTTGGTGAAGCGAGTTTTGATGGTAAATCAGTTGCATCAATAAATGGAATTCAGTTTTCTGCAAATCGTAATTTTATTTTTACAACAGCCATAAGAAATTATCCACGCAATTATAATAATCTTTATGGCTTCGGATTTAGCGAACGCTCAGGAAAAATCAATAATGAGGTTGGCATTTATTCGGGGTTTAAATGGAAAATCCCGTTTGGTGTTCTAAATCTTTACTATGATATTTTTAAATTTCCATACCGCACAAGTGAAAATTCACTTTCCAGTGAAGGCAACGAGCTACTGTTTGATTTTGTCACATCTCCTCTACCAAAATTTGAGATACGATTACGTTATAAATATGAAGACAAAGAGGTTACTGAACTTGTTAATATTAGTGAACAAATAGTTAGAAGGTTAAAACAGATTGGACGAACAGATTATATTTATAGCTTATCAAAAGATTTAAGATTAAAAACAAGAATTGAGTACAATCATTTTTTCATTAAAGATGCAGGTATTAAAGAAAATGGATTTTTAGTTTATGAGGAAATGCGATTTATCCCAAGTAAAAATATTAGCCTTTACGGAAGAATTATTTTCTTCCATACAGATTCGTTTAACTCCGCTGTTTATGAATATGAAAACGATTTGCTCGGCGTAATGCCAAATCTAGCAATGTACGGAAAAGGAATTAGATGGTATATGATTGTAAAATATAAACCACTTCAGTTTATATCTCTATCAACAAAATATTCGGAAACTTATAAACCGGATGTAACTTCCCTTAGTTCTGGTGATAATGAAATTATTGGAAATGTGGATAACCGCTTTAGCTTACAAATAGATTTGAGTTTTTGATTTTAGCAATCAAGAAAATTAGGAATTTCACCTCAAGATGTATTTGACTGAGAAATCCTCTGTTATTTATAAAACTGATTTCTCCCTTCGGTCGAAACGATTCTCAAATCAATATTAACTACTCATATCTTAATGCTTCAATAGGGTCAAGATTTGAAGCTTTATAAGCTGGATAAGTCCCAAAAATTACTCCAACAGCTATACACATTGATAATCCAATAAATACCCAATCCCACGGAATGGCAGCAGTTGCATTCAGAGCACCTCCTGCAAGATTACCAATTCCTACTCCAAAGATAATCCCAATAAGCCCTCCAAGCATACATAAAATAATTGCCTCAAATAAAAACTGAATAAGTATCCAAGTTTTTCTCGCACCGAGTGCTTTTCTAATTCCTATCTCGCGAGTTCTTTCTGTTACAGAAACCAACATAATATTCATTATACCTACACCGGCAGCAATTAATGCAATAAGAGAAATGGCCAAGGCAATTATCTTGATTGGTCCCGTAATCTGGTTGGTTTGCTCTATCATCGATTCGTTACTAAAAATATAAAAATCATTTGGTTCGCCCGGTCCCACTTTTCTAATAGTCCTCATATGTCCAGTAGCAGCTTCAATAACATCGTTGTAATCTGCTTTGCTTTGTGACATCACAGTAATATTTACTGAACGTCCATATCTTCCATACATTGATTGCCAAGTGGTAATAGGGACAATTACATAACTATCTCGACTTGAACCAAATAAAGCAGTTTGAGGTTCAATTACCCCAATAACTTTTAATGGTCTGCCATCAACCCTTATTTCCTGTCCGATCGGATTGCTATTTGGAAATAATTTCTCAACAATTGGCTGAAATACTAAACAAGTATTTGTAGAATAGTTAATATCATCATCTCGAAAATCTCTTCCTGCTTCAACATTCCAATCGTTAGTTCTCATAGCATCTGTATTAACACCAGCAACTGAAATATTTGGATTAGTTTCTTTGTTGCCATACTTAACTACTTTACCAAATTGCCATTGCTCAACACCTACATATTTGGCTTGTGATAATAATTCTCTTAATCGATTAGCTTCCTCAATAGTTAGGTCCTTTCTACTTCTAGTGCGCATTCTGGGACCACCCCCCATAACATTATCGTCTCTTTGAATCTGAAATGTGTTTTTCCCAAGCATTGATAGTCCATCGTCAATACTACTTTGTAGCATTGTTAGTATAGTCATAATAACTATGATGGAAAATATCCCTACAACAACTCCTAGAATCGTAAGTGCTGTGCGCAGTCTGTTACTTTTTAAGGATTGTAGAGATATAGCTAGTATTTGATTTATTTTCATTTATTCATACCTCAAAGCATCGACAGGATCCATCTTAGCCGCTGTATAAGCCGGAGCTAAGCCAGAAATAATACCCGTTAATAATGAAATTATTATTGCAAGAATCACAACATCATATTGTACTGATGTTGGAAAAAACTGGTTTAACATCAAACTTAATAGTATTGCAGCTATTAACCCGATTAGTCCTCCAATTAAACAAATTACTGAAGACTCTAATAAAAATTGTGCAAGAATTGTTCTGCGGGTAGCGCCAATAGCTTTTCTTAACCCGATTTCACGAGTTCTTTCTTTTACAGAAACAAACATTATATTCATAATTCCAATTGCACCAACAAATAATGACAATCCTGTTATAAATAACCCTGCAATCTTTATTACAATTGTTATAGAATCAAGAAAATTTGTTAAGCCCTCTTGTTGATTTATTGTAAAGTCATTTGGCTCATCATGTGTTAGTCCTCTCACTTTTCTCATTACTCCTTCGGCTTCTGCTTTTGTGTCTTCTAAAAGTTCAGGACTTGCGGCTCTAACATTTATTGTTACAGTACCAAAATGACGTGATGCGAAATTTTTGAATATAGTCCCTATTGGAATGAATACTTGATTATCGGGATTAAATGCACCCAAAAGTGTACTTCCTTGTTCGGTAAGAACGCCAACTACCTTAAAATTAGCAGGACCAATTTTAATTGTTTTATCAAGTGCATCACCTCTGGGAAACAATTTATTACTTATTTCACTTCCTAAAACAGCAACATTTCTAGAACCATTGCTTTCCACTTCAGAATAAAATCTACCTAAATCAAAATCGAAATTAGTTGTCTTTACATAGTCAGATGTAGAGCCATTAAGAAAAACAGTTTCAACTTTTCGATCGCCATATTTAATAGTTTGAACAGCATTGGTAACCGGAGCGACTGCCATAGGAAGTTTTGCTAAATCCTTAAATGTATGAAAATCTTCCATATCAATATTTCTGCGATTACGCATGGTCCAGAAATCTTGATTTGAAAACCAGGCATATTTATCTATGTATAAAACATCCGAACCAAGTGCGCTAACACCATTTTGAAGAGAATTATCAATCCCTTTAATCGCTGTTGACATTAGTACGACTGCTGTAACACCTATTATAATTCCAAGCATTGTTAATGCTGCCCGAATTTTATTAGCCCTTATGGCACGCCAGGCTATAGATAATCCTTCGGTTAATTCTAAAAATATTGACGACATGGTTAACTCTTTTTAATAATCATTATACAAAAGAAGCTTTAGATTTTGGGATAAATCTTTTTTCAACAACTTCATCTTTTTCTACTAAACCATCTTTCAACCTTATAATTCTAAGAGCGTGCTCTGCAATATATTCTTCGTGTGTTACAAGAATTATTGTATTTCCTTTTTCGTGGATTTCATGGAACAATGCCATAATCTCTTCACCTGTTTTAGAATCCAAGTTACCTGTAGGCTCATCCGCCAGGATGATTGAAGGATTAGAAACTAAAGCTCGCGCGATTGCAACTCTTTGCCTTTGACCACCAGAAAGTTCATTTGGTTTGTGATGCATTCTATCCTCCAGACCAACATCAACTAAAGTCTGTTTTGCTCTTTCTCTTCTTTCAGAAGCTGAAACACCAGCATAGATCAATGGGAGTTCTACATTATGAATAGCATCAGATCTCGCAAGAAGATTGAATGTCTGGAATACAAAACCAATTTCTTTATTTCTAATTCTAGCAAGTTCGTTATCTGTCATTTCACTAACACTTACATCTTTAAAGTCATATATTCCCGAAGTTGGCGTATCTAAACAACCCAGCATATTCATTAGAGTAGATTTGCCGGACCCAGAAGGACCCATGATTGCAACATATTCATTCTTATTAATTTTTAGAGAAACATCCCGCAAAGCATGAACCTCTTCCGACCCAACTTGGTAAACCTTTGCAATATGTTCTATGTTAATTATGTTCATTATTATTTACCAGTTTTATTTTTTTGAAATATTAGAACGTTTCTCTTCCACTCTTACTTGTAAACCATCATTCAACTCACGAGAAATTGCTTTGTAACTTCCTGAGACAACTTCTTCTCCGCCTTCTAAACCTTTAATCACAGCTATATAATTATCATTACTAAGTCCTGTTTCAACATCAATTTTTTTAGCTTTACCGTTTTTAATTACAAATACTACTTCTTGAGTTTTAGTTATTTTTTCTTTTTTTACTTCTTTAACTTGCTGAAAATCATCACCGTTACCCTCTTCTACACCAATTTTTTCGCCATCCTTTGGACCTTCTAATCTTGTTGTAACGCTCTGGATTGGAACACTTAAAATATTATTTATAGTTTCCGTTTCGATATCTGCAGTACAGCTCATTCCAGGTCTTAGTGTAATCATTGGATCTATTAGCTTTATCTTAACCTCAAAATTTACAACTTCATTTTGACTACCTAATCCAGTTGTGTTTGCGCTGTTACCAATTTCGGAAACAATTCCTTTAAATTCCTGATCTTTAAATGCATCAACCTTAATAGTAGCAGTATCACCAACAGAAACTAAGACAACATCATTCTCATCAACATCGACAACAGCTTCTATATTTCCTAAATCTGAAACAGTCATAATATCAGAACCCATACTAAAACCAGCACCAAATACTCTTTCTCCAAGCTCAACATTTAATTTGGTTATAATTCCATCCATAGGGGAACGAATTGCTGTTTTAGATATTTGATCCATAATCTCTCTTAACGAAGCTTCGCTTTGAGAAACATTTGCTTCAGCAGCTTGATAAGAAGCTTTTGTTGACAGGTAATTGGATTTAGATGCTTCTAATTCAGAATCACTTGCTAAACCTTTACTATGCAGTTCCTTCACTCTATTATAATCTAATTCAACTTTAGTTAATTCTGCCTCACGCATTTTTAAACTTGCTTTTGCAGATTGGAGATTAGCTTCCATTCGTTCTTTCTGCGCGACGTACTGATCACCTTTTATTCTAATGAGCAAATCACCTTTTTTAACTCGATCGCCTTCTTTGACAGGTAATTGAATTATTTCACCGGTCACTTCCGGATTGATTGCAACTTTAAACTCAGGATTTATTTTTCCAGTTGCAGCAACTGTCTGAGTTATTGTCCTCTTTTCAACTTTTTCTGTTTGAACAGAAACTATTTCTTCTTTACTGCCGCCAACAAAAGCAACAACTAAAAGCACAATAAGTAATAAACCTATTCCACCAAAAATGAATAATTTCTTTTTCGATTTGTTCTTTTTTCCGTTAGCCATTTGGGATATTCTCCTATAATTAAAATTTATTCGTACTGGTTATATTCTA
It encodes the following:
- a CDS encoding DUF4835 family protein, with the translated sequence MRNLLILVLIPFSISFTQELNCNVTVNFEGLAVENRELLVDFAGVVESYLNTTQFTGEAWEGEKIDCAFTIFFTGASSETDYSAQVVIISTRPIYKSTRQSPMVTINDGNWSFRYVPNQALYANQATFDPLTSFFDYYANIIIGFDWETWADLGGTPYFKKAFDILNLSGNSSYKKGWEQSSASFSRWGLCQDLLNDKYRAFREAFYVYHYGVDEFQIKKKDAQDKIVSLVTVLEDMQKKTGINSVLIKHFFDTKNGELIELLKDYPDRKIFERLKKVDPPHSAKYDELLR
- a CDS encoding ABC transporter permease, encoding MKINQILAISLQSLKSNRLRTALTILGVVVGIFSIIVIMTILTMLQSSIDDGLSMLGKNTFQIQRDDNVMGGGPRMRTRSRKDLTIEEANRLRELLSQAKYVGVEQWQFGKVVKYGNKETNPNISVAGVNTDAMRTNDWNVEAGRDFRDDDINYSTNTCLVFQPIVEKLFPNSNPIGQEIRVDGRPLKVIGVIEPQTALFGSSRDSYVIVPITTWQSMYGRYGRSVNITVMSQSKADYNDVIEAATGHMRTIRKVGPGEPNDFYIFSNESMIEQTNQITGPIKIIALAISLIALIAAGVGIMNIMLVSVTERTREIGIRKALGARKTWILIQFLFEAIILCMLGGLIGIIFGVGIGNLAGGALNATAAIPWDWVFIGLSMCIAVGVIFGTYPAYKASNLDPIEALRYE
- a CDS encoding ABC transporter permease, which produces MSSIFLELTEGLSIAWRAIRANKIRAALTMLGIIIGVTAVVLMSTAIKGIDNSLQNGVSALGSDVLYIDKYAWFSNQDFWTMRNRRNIDMEDFHTFKDLAKLPMAVAPVTNAVQTIKYGDRKVETVFLNGSTSDYVKTTNFDFDLGRFYSEVESNGSRNVAVLGSEISNKLFPRGDALDKTIKIGPANFKVVGVLTEQGSTLLGAFNPDNQVFIPIGTIFKNFASRHFGTVTINVRAASPELLEDTKAEAEGVMRKVRGLTHDEPNDFTINQQEGLTNFLDSITIVIKIAGLFITGLSLFVGAIGIMNIMFVSVKERTREIGLRKAIGATRRTILAQFLLESSVICLIGGLIGLIAAILLSLMLNQFFPTSVQYDVVILAIIISLLTGIISGLAPAYTAAKMDPVDALRYE
- a CDS encoding helix-hairpin-helix domain-containing protein, which translates into the protein MRFLFSSLVIYFLFSITSAYAQLDSTSIITEDVLDNILVEPNEESDSEDLVEIFEELMRNPIDLNQADFFELSKLPNMDQQSSNKILEHRKKFGYFFAPTELYAIRELDKQLIESILPFVKTSQPEIETGEFQEIESSPKSIFSKSKLKIRSRATNDLQNRDGFESGKFIGSKLKSYNRLLYNYGKNYQAGFLIEKDAGESSYSDFTSFHLQVKDIGLLKNFVAGDFVLEFGQGLTLWSPFGFSKGADAVFPVKKKARNIRPYNSAAEYRFYRGAATTITFSDFNLTAFYSNNTFDASIDSVTGEISSVGQTGFHRFESELNKKNSARQKMIGGVLDYKYNGILNLGCIYYNGSFDKNFESKSLYGLSGDNFNYTSAYYEFNLANMNFFGEASFDGKSVASINGIQFSANRNFIFTTAIRNYPRNYNNLYGFGFSERSGKINNEVGIYSGFKWKIPFGVLNLYYDIFKFPYRTSENSLSSEGNELLFDFVTSPLPKFEIRLRYKYEDKEVTELVNISEQIVRRLKQIGRTDYIYSLSKDLRLKTRIEYNHFFIKDAGIKENGFLVYEEMRFIPSKNISLYGRIIFFHTDSFNSAVYEYENDLLGVMPNLAMYGKGIRWYMIVKYKPLQFISLSTKYSETYKPDVTSLSSGDNEIIGNVDNRFSLQIDLSF
- a CDS encoding peptidylprolyl isomerase — protein: MIEKTKSSTLYSIRKFVSSKTEDKRIGYKELDKFENIWSNSFKYTQAIIKTSKGDITIQFNSELAPISVANFCMLADQKFYIGIAFHRVVPGFVIQAGDPTATGWGGPGYDIVSEFTDTDFGIGYVGMASAGKDTESSQFFIMQGSHPYLDSRYTLFAKVIEGMAVVYSITEEDLIISIELN
- a CDS encoding ABC transporter ATP-binding protein — encoded protein: MINIEHIAKVYQVGSEEVHALRDVSLKINKNEYVAIMGPSGSGKSTLMNMLGCLDTPTSGIYDFKDVSVSEMTDNELARIRNKEIGFVFQTFNLLARSDAIHNVELPLIYAGVSASERRERAKQTLVDVGLEDRMHHKPNELSGGQRQRVAIARALVSNPSIILADEPTGNLDSKTGEEIMALFHEIHEKGNTIILVTHEEYIAEHALRIIRLKDGLVEKDEVVEKRFIPKSKASFV
- a CDS encoding efflux RND transporter periplasmic adaptor subunit; translated protein: MANGKKNKSKKKLFIFGGIGLLLIVLLVVAFVGGSKEEIVSVQTEKVEKRTITQTVAATGKINPEFKVAINPEVTGEIIQLPVKEGDRVKKGDLLIRIKGDQYVAQKERMEANLQSAKASLKMREAELTKVELDYNRVKELHSKGLASDSELEASKSNYLSTKASYQAAEANVSQSEASLREIMDQISKTAIRSPMDGIITKLNVELGERVFGAGFSMGSDIMTVSDLGNIEAVVDVDENDVVLVSVGDTATIKVDAFKDQEFKGIVSEIGNSANTTGLGSQNEVVNFEVKIKLIDPMITLRPGMSCTADIETETINNILSVPIQSVTTRLEGPKDGEKIGVEEGNGDDFQQVKEVKKEKITKTQEVVFVIKNGKAKKIDVETGLSNDNYIAVIKGLEGGEEVVSGSYKAISRELNDGLQVRVEEKRSNISKK